One part of the Algibacter sp. L1A34 genome encodes these proteins:
- a CDS encoding right-handed parallel beta-helix repeat-containing protein, producing MTIYTLKKSALLLCSVFFVFACFEDSDDSLSYKNTPLSATDLNNPNPFSGTMAPIETMPYSEISSLKYCIELDRWDIQNNNSNPEKTTDNLQLAIDWAVSEGYGQICLPEGHYLIGKYGNDIYQAGIVLDSNMAFLLDENAIIEMAPNNKWNYCAIAVRGKSNVVISGGTILGDRENHEYTARESDGAIAHDEGHLICIEGESESVTVENVTLGKANGDGILMVGSPKDDPEQKLKDITVRRNNFSDNRRQGISLVGSSDVLIEDNEIHHTNGTSPQFGIDLEGAGRLNQNITIRQNYFHNNRGGDVVNTDGENILFEDNILTQGEDSQYIDGPIVYWKNADWTIRNNSITMRTVSVNNWNGIIMYSNDNDKTNPATTYIYENTLNNCGMYMYKGGDLEITNNDMINGHLAFKEITNLTLEDNRVEHESKCWAYRFLEVSGSATGNTYNGEAFDIPLQANIPWDGCWIN from the coding sequence ATGACAATCTACACTCTTAAAAAATCAGCACTACTATTATGTAGTGTTTTTTTTGTTTTTGCATGTTTCGAAGATTCAGATGATTCTTTATCTTATAAGAATACACCGTTAAGTGCAACGGATTTAAATAATCCAAATCCGTTCTCTGGTACCATGGCTCCCATAGAAACAATGCCTTACAGCGAAATTTCAAGTTTAAAATATTGTATTGAATTGGACCGATGGGATATTCAAAATAATAACTCAAATCCAGAAAAAACAACAGATAATTTACAACTAGCCATAGATTGGGCAGTTTCCGAAGGTTATGGCCAAATTTGTCTACCAGAAGGTCATTATCTTATAGGTAAATATGGGAATGATATTTATCAAGCCGGTATTGTATTGGATAGTAATATGGCTTTTTTGTTAGATGAAAATGCGATAATAGAAATGGCTCCAAATAATAAGTGGAACTATTGCGCTATTGCCGTTCGCGGAAAATCTAATGTTGTTATTTCTGGAGGAACCATTCTTGGAGACCGTGAAAACCATGAATATACTGCTAGAGAAAGTGATGGAGCTATAGCTCATGATGAAGGACACTTAATTTGTATTGAAGGAGAAAGTGAATCTGTTACTGTAGAAAATGTAACTTTAGGAAAAGCAAACGGCGATGGTATTTTAATGGTTGGAAGTCCAAAAGATGATCCAGAACAAAAGCTAAAAGATATTACAGTTAGGCGTAATAATTTTTCGGATAATAGAAGGCAAGGTATTTCGTTAGTTGGTAGTTCAGATGTTTTAATTGAAGATAATGAAATTCATCACACAAATGGAACTTCTCCTCAGTTTGGTATAGACTTAGAAGGTGCCGGACGGTTAAATCAAAACATTACTATTAGACAGAATTATTTTCATAATAATAGAGGTGGAGATGTTGTAAATACTGATGGTGAAAATATTTTATTCGAAGATAATATTTTAACTCAAGGCGAAGATAGTCAGTATATAGACGGACCAATTGTGTATTGGAAAAATGCAGATTGGACAATAAGAAATAACAGTATAACCATGCGTACGGTTTCTGTTAATAATTGGAATGGAATTATTATGTACTCTAATGATAATGATAAAACAAACCCTGCAACTACTTACATTTATGAAAACACATTAAATAATTGTGGTATGTATATGTACAAAGGTGGTGATTTAGAAATCACCAATAACGACATGATTAATGGGCATTTGGCTTTTAAAGAAATAACGAATTTAACACTTGAGGACAACCGTGTAGAACACGAGAGTAAATGTTGGGCTTATCGTTTTTTAGAAGTTAGTGGTTCTGCAACTGGAAATACATATAACGGTGAAGCTTTTGATATACCTTTACAAGCAAATATACCTTGGGATGGCTGTTGGATAAACTAA
- a CDS encoding mechanosensitive ion channel family protein, giving the protein METTFNEAFSNLIAKLEGWFTTIIEYLPNLTLAILVSIAAYFAAKYVNRLTYKMVSKRIQQDSVAHMISRIAAVMLVIIGLYISLGILNLSKTLTSLLATAGVAGLAIGLALQNTLSNTVAGVSLSFREKIQIGNWVETNGYSGEVMDINLKEFVIKEADNNIVILPNKLILENALKNYSLTTRMRVALKCGVGYESDLAKVKSLTKETIAANFDQVKSADDVEFYYTEFGGSSIDYLCRFWIDSESMLDKLNAKTEAIIAIKNAYDKAGINIPFPIRTLQFDNKLSVDTSKTSQKNEFSKN; this is encoded by the coding sequence ATGGAAACTACATTTAATGAGGCGTTTAGTAACCTTATTGCAAAATTAGAAGGTTGGTTTACAACTATAATAGAATATTTACCAAATTTAACATTAGCAATATTAGTATCAATTGCAGCTTATTTTGCTGCAAAATATGTAAATAGATTAACCTATAAAATGGTCTCTAAGCGTATACAACAAGATTCTGTTGCACACATGATTTCAAGAATAGCAGCGGTAATGCTAGTCATTATTGGTTTATACATTTCTCTTGGTATATTAAATTTAAGTAAAACATTAACCTCTTTATTAGCTACAGCAGGTGTTGCCGGTTTAGCTATTGGTTTAGCATTACAAAACACCTTAAGTAATACAGTTGCTGGTGTGTCGCTTTCTTTTAGAGAAAAAATACAGATAGGAAATTGGGTAGAGACTAATGGATACTCTGGAGAAGTTATGGATATCAATTTAAAAGAGTTTGTTATAAAAGAAGCTGATAATAATATCGTGATTCTACCAAACAAATTGATTCTAGAAAATGCTTTGAAAAACTATTCTTTAACCACAAGAATGCGTGTGGCTTTAAAGTGTGGTGTTGGGTATGAATCCGATTTAGCAAAAGTAAAATCCTTAACAAAAGAAACAATTGCAGCTAATTTTGATCAAGTTAAAAGTGCTGATGATGTCGAGTTTTATTACACTGAATTTGGTGGTAGCTCGATTGACTATTTATGCCGATTTTGGATTGACTCAGAAAGCATGCTCGACAAATTAAATGCTAAAACAGAAGCTATTATAGCGATTAAAAATGCATATGATAAAGCAGGAATCAATATTCCTTTCCCAATTCGAACACTTCAATTCGATAATAAATTATCTGTAGACACGTCCAAAACATCACAAAAAAACGAATTCTCTAAGAACTAG
- a CDS encoding tRNA pseudouridine synthase A, protein MKKYFYLITIQYLGYRFHGWQKQPNVKTLHLMVDRTFNFILEGKRFKSLSSGRTDAMVSAECAAIELFLFEPIEDQVAFLELFNRNLPQDIRALEIKEVDAKFNIIQNSKIKEYLYLFAHGEKCHPFCANIMTTVLDELDIDLMKEGAKLFEGENYLKSYCYKPTDNGVYTREIITCELIENTVYTANYFPEKTYILRVQGKGFMRNQIRLMMGTLFDLGKGKLSLQDIRDSLKPDNNIAINYVAPASGLILKSIDFID, encoded by the coding sequence ATGAAAAAATATTTCTATCTCATAACCATTCAATATTTAGGCTATCGTTTTCATGGTTGGCAAAAACAACCAAATGTAAAAACGTTGCATTTAATGGTGGATAGAACGTTTAATTTCATCTTAGAAGGTAAGCGTTTTAAAAGTTTAAGTTCGGGTAGAACAGATGCTATGGTATCTGCGGAATGTGCGGCTATTGAACTTTTTTTATTTGAACCTATTGAAGATCAAGTGGCTTTTTTAGAGCTTTTTAATAGAAATTTACCACAAGATATTCGCGCTTTAGAAATTAAAGAGGTTGATGCAAAATTCAATATTATTCAAAATTCAAAAATTAAAGAATACTTATATTTATTCGCTCATGGAGAAAAGTGCCATCCTTTTTGTGCTAATATAATGACGACGGTTTTAGATGAATTAGATATTGATTTAATGAAAGAAGGAGCTAAACTTTTTGAAGGCGAGAATTACCTAAAGTCTTATTGTTACAAACCAACTGATAATGGAGTTTATACACGAGAGATTATAACTTGTGAATTAATTGAAAACACGGTTTATACCGCTAATTATTTTCCAGAAAAAACATATATTTTGCGTGTACAAGGTAAAGGATTTATGCGAAATCAAATTCGTTTAATGATGGGGACACTCTTCGATTTGGGTAAGGGGAAATTATCGCTTCAAGATATTCGTGATAGTTTGAAACCAGATAACAATATTGCGATAAATTACGTTGCTCCAGCTTCAGGTTTAATTTTGAAAAGTATTGATTTCATTGACTAA
- a CDS encoding Dps family protein: protein MSYLKMNDEELLPVVMELNILLADYHVYYQKLRSNHWNVVGKNFFDLHEKFEQMYNDALIKIDEIAERILTLRYHPMSQLEDYLKSSSIKQNVTLKSDEAMVEEILSDHKLLLEQMGKVMEKSNNASDEGTSDLIGAYIRELEKTSWMLEAWTKESSKIIKEEVVEVR, encoded by the coding sequence ATGAGCTATTTAAAAATGAACGATGAAGAATTATTACCTGTGGTGATGGAATTGAATATTTTATTAGCCGATTACCACGTTTATTACCAAAAATTACGCAGCAACCATTGGAATGTTGTCGGCAAAAACTTTTTTGATTTGCATGAAAAGTTTGAACAAATGTATAATGATGCACTTATAAAGATAGATGAAATTGCCGAACGCATCTTAACGTTACGCTATCATCCAATGAGTCAGTTGGAGGATTATCTTAAATCGTCTTCTATAAAACAAAATGTAACTCTTAAGTCTGATGAAGCTATGGTTGAAGAGATTTTAAGCGATCATAAATTGCTACTAGAGCAGATGGGGAAAGTTATGGAGAAGTCTAATAATGCTTCCGATGAAGGAACTTCCGATTTAATCGGAGCTTATATTCGTGAACTGGAGAAAACAAGTTGGATGCTAGAAGCATGGACTAAAGAGTCTTCTAAAATCATTAAGGAAGAAGTTGTTGAAGTTCGTTAG